A segment of the Zingiber officinale cultivar Zhangliang chromosome 8B, Zo_v1.1, whole genome shotgun sequence genome:
agttttctttttggttttgttactgtttgggtggtatgttaattttgcgtattttgcttttgaataagtcgatgtggattttggagtctagtctggtggttatAGGTATTTTAGTTAGTGACTTGATTGGTCTTATATTCGTATTTctttgtgatatatatatatagttcaaCAGTGTGCGACGCGCAGGAGATCAATtaatagtttttttaattttttttaattttttaatattttaaattaaaaaaaataattaaaaaaattaacatttccttatataaatttttaatacattaatatatctcatcaacatattacaatactaaataaatacttaaatttattttattttattttatttttaaaaccaaacactataacttaattgggaagcctgaaccctagaggtaaaatctaaaaaaaaaaatagctttgatactataacccaaagcctgaaccctagaggtaaaatctaaaaaaaaaatatctttgatactataacccaaagcctgaaccctaaataactttgatactataagcTAAAGCCTGAACCTTAGAggtaaaatgtaaaaaaaaaatagctttgatactataacccaaaacctgaaccctagaaataaaattttttaaaaaatattttaattattttttttaattcaaaaatttaaaaaaataaaataaaaactaaaatcagtgatatcctgcgcgcgcacagtcgcgcactgtgcgggcACACaggatatcatatatatatatatatatatatatatatatatgagtgaTTGCCTGTGCCGGCACAGTGCACGACTGTCTAGGAGAtcatttgtttttttaaaatttttttaaatattttaagttataaaaatcaattaaaaaaattaacattttcttATTCTAATGCATTAATATATTCTCTCAAcatacaatactcaataaatacttaaatttattttattttatttttttaaaccaaacattATAACGTAATTAGGAagcttgaaccctagaggtaaaatctaaaaaaaatagcttaaaaattataacccaattgggaagcctgaagcctagaaataaaatcttaaaaaaatattttaattatttttttaattaaaaaataaataaaaataaaaaaataaagcgtGTGCGCACAGTTGTGCACTGTGTGGATATGATTgaatattgtaatatgttgagagGATATATTAATacattagaaatttatataagaaaatgttaattttttaattgatttttttaatttaaaatattaaaaaaatttaaaaaaacaagTGATCTCTTGCGCACGTGCACAGTCAGGTACTGTGTAGGCGCGCAGGAGATcactcctatatatatatatatcatcttagtttttttttctttaaaaaattagaaaatgttATTTAAGAAATCTTCGGAAAGGGAAGTGCCTTGCGTAGGCAAAGGGACAAGGAATAAAACCCCTATTTCAGCAAAGAATGTTCACAATCAGCCCCACCACACCACAAAAGCTAGCCAGTTCCTATAAATATGCACCAAAGGCATGAAGATTTCGATCAGTACAAATCTCCTACTCGGCTACTCCATCCGTTTCCCCTCCTCAATCTTCCTCATGGCGTCCCAGTCCTTACCATCCTTCCTCCTCTTCATCAACCTCCTCATGTATGTTGTTGTAGCTGTAATAGCTGGTTGGGCTCTCAACTATGGAATCAATGAGACTCCTCAAGCATGTAACTAACCATTCAACTGCCCCCCAAATATACGGCACTGCATCATGCACGCTATATATAACAAATGCATTATTTTCACTTGCAGCATCTGACTTATCGATACCAGCTCGGCTGTTTCCGATCTACTATCCGATCGGAAACCTAGCCACTGGGTTCTTCGTCATCTTTGCGCTCATCGCTGGCATTGTCGGAGTTGCCTCTTCACTCGCAGGTTTGCAGGATGTCAGCAGCGGAAAGCCAGCTGGCTTGTTCTCTGCAGCAGCCTCCTCAGTCATTGCTTGGAGCCTTACTCTTCTGGCCATGGGGTAAGCTAATTGCTTGTTCGATCACTGAAAACGTTGATAATTGATTATGATTTGGCTTTGAAATATGTAGGTTGGCCTGCAAGGAGATCAGCATTGGTTGGAGATGTGCGAGCCTGGTAAGGTTTCCTGCACATATATCTTAATTGCATGATCTGCACGCTCAACCAGTTTTAAATGGATGGGGTTTTGTTAATTTGACAGAGGACTCTGGAAACTTTCACAATTATTCTGAGTGGAACTCAGCTACTGTGCACAGGGGCCATCCATGCAGGAGCTGCATCTAGCAGCGACTTTTAGCATGCACTCATGCTTAGTGATTCTGTGATATATCTCTGTATAAACCAATTCCAATGTTTGCGTTTCTCAGAATTGTATCTTCATTTGTGATGTTTAATTTCCTTTTCGTtgtgatttttagaagaggatgaGTGGCTGAGGATTTGAGCCATATGGTGATAATTATGTTCAAGGTTTGGAGGTGCTAGACTTTGAAGAGATTTGGATAATTGACTTGATTAAAGAAGCATATATGTTCTATATGTAGCCAAAAGTTTAAGGGTGTGTTTATTTGTTAATTACGAGAAAAAGAAACAGTTAGGAAGGGAAAGATGGTAGGGAAaccaattataaaaatatttttcttgaaaggaaagaaatataattttccttggcaaggaaggaagaacgattgaaaattaaaattttaaaatttatttgttaaataaaaaaCCCactttatcaaaaataaaaaaacagcTTCCATTTTTGGGATCTTCCGTGGCAATTGGCAATCGACCAGAGGTGGTTAAACTTGGAATGTAAACTCTTAAACACCAATGACCTCTTGTTAAAAAATAGCTTTAGTACTACACTATTCtttttttacttttcaaaatGTGACGGTGATCAAGGTTTCGATTGCAAAGGGAATTGTTGGAGGATAATGATGTCTTGCTTGTACTTAGGTTTAACCACATTATTCTAATGTACTGACAAtataattaaagttagatgtgcgATTGTTGTTTGATATATCTATCTAATGTACAAGTAGTTATGGTGATTTGATTAGATATTGCATGTGGAATGTGTGGAAAGCTATAGACTCGATGAGACTGGTCGTCGTCGTGGCGATAGTGTGTTGGGCTCAAATTGGGTGGAGCGAGCAGTTTGATGAACTTGATGGgatcaagttgttggacttggagTCATGGACTTCACAACTCAAGAGTTTGTCTTAGATTGGGTTGTCACATTGGACCTTGGAGAGGAGTTAGTGAGTTGTTGTCTTGGGAGTTCGACAAGTAGCTTTGGAGACTCAAGTTGAAATCCTACAGACGTGAGAGTCGTGAGAGATCTTAATCATGGGTATTTTGAGTAGTTGCAACATTAACAATATTATGTTTGTCTAGGTTGTAAGCAAGCTACTTGGGGCTTGGTTGTGAAACCTTCAATTATAGGATGAAATTCCAATCATATTTTATTGACTTGCTCAATTCCCAACCTTCTATAGCGAAGGGAGTGTTAGCTAAGTGAAGGGGGATTGCTTAGGTTGCTAGTGTACTATAGGTGTTTTTTAGTAAATTGGCCATGCCAAAACAATAGAGTGTCTAAATAAATAGAATAGTTCTATAGGAAAAATAGTCAACTGTATAGATTTTCAATTGATGAGAGCATTAAGCAATCAACTTGTCAATTGGAGACCATTTCCATTTAATTGAAGATTTGTCAATTGGAGACCATTTCCATTTAATTGAAGGTGATCAAAAGAAATCAAATGGAGGACTATATATGCAAGATCTTAGTGAGATTTTGGTCACTAATAACATGGAACTATTCTTTAATCTTATGTGCTTAGGTGACACAAATAAAAGGATCCAAGAGGTTGGACAAGATTGAAGGTGTCATCTTTATTAAAAACTTAATGATTTGCTCTCTCGCTTTGCTTTGAGTTATTTACTTAGGGGAGAGTGATAGTTCTCGTAAAACTTAAGTCACATGAATTCTAAACAACCGAAATAAGTATTCGAATAGAAAAAATAAGAACATATGAACATGGATCTTCATTTCATcgagaacatgacataagaaagtaaatacTGTAATTACAAAGAACCTGAATGTAGTGGAATTGTCATTGTTCTTCGTGTAGAGTTCGTCAATCCAATAATCccgtggaagaagaagaaggagaagaaggttggccttccggaggagttagggttgacggCGCCGAATCCTCTTCGTCAATAGGGAACGAAGAGATGTCTCAAAGATTACCATAATCCTCTGGGgaccaacccattatatagtgcacatctattatcagcccatcgataataatagatgcgggactataggttttacacatatgagatccacatTCAATTACCCAAAACTCACTCGACATAAGTTatatcactttaaagggttcggatcgtattcacgtgtgtaacttacaaataagtccacctaatagggataattatatccaacaatctcctacttgggttatatgtgagttgtatgtgaaatacaagtaaaactttagttgatatcaaactttattggtacaaaatacccctgtaaacaatctggtccattaactttattggtataggactaaagaggtcatagctactgtatatgatcgtaacaagccccaacagtaatcacaataccaatgtcattaatgacatagatcaagatgcggatgtgtagagtgaaaattacatgaaatgtgattaatacatgtcaatttccaactggtcctaagatgacctcaaaagaggtcagatcatatttgtaaaatactttatgctaaactgcaatagcaaatcatgatcaactttataattccaaaaggaatctttatcatatttacaaacatcaaatgctaaacagcagtagtaaatgatgatatcacaATTAGAGTGTCAAATAAACATGTAAATTCCcattaatgttttgaactttaagtacgtacaataatcaaaataaaatgtttgtctttattatcaaatGTAGAGAAATAAGATAAATATAGactcccactagatgagttcttcttccataagaaggactcccatatccacaacatgcgcatgaaacaccttaggcaccaaacctttggtgagtggatcaaccaacatggaatctgtgctgatgtgctctaccataatctaacaactctgaactctttctttaaccgctagaaacttgatgtcgatgtgcttgGACTTCGACGAACTacggttgttcttggcataatGTTCTGtgactttattatcacagtagatcctcaGTGGCCTGTCAATGTCatcaacaatctgtaatgctGTGTTGAAGTTTCACAGCCAAATCCTGTGATTGGATGTTTTATAGCATGTTATTAACTcagcctccatagtagaagtgactACTAGTGTATGCTTGacactcttccaagatatagTCCCTCCAACAAACATGAAGATATAGCCCGAAGTGGACctcctgctatccaagcatccagcaaaatcagagtctgaatatccaatcacctccaagtGATCTGAGTTCCGATATGTGAGCATATATCCTTTGGTTCTTTGCAAATATCATATCACTCTCTTTACTGCTTTCCAGTGTGACGGTCTTGAGTTACTAACATATCTTtctaacatccccactataaatgctatatctggtcgagtacaaacttgtgcatacatgagacttcctaCTGCTGATGCATATGGGAATTgcttcatctcctttatttcaagttcaagacgTGGACACTGCTGCAAGCTAAACTTGTCACCTCTTAACACAGGTGTGTCATCGGGTGTACAATTCTGTATACCATACCTTAaaagcaccttttcaatataggcctGCTATGAAAGTTCAAGAATGcctcttgaacgatcacgatagatctgtatgcctaaaacaaaggatgcttcaccaagatctttcatttcaaaattatcagatagaaatgacttagttTGAAGCAGCAGATCCTTATTATTGCTTAcaagcaatatatcatccacatataaaacaagtataacaaacttgctcccattgaacttgacatatatgcactgattaacggggttctctttaaatccaaatgaggtaaccacttgatcaaatttctggTACCACTGACGGGACGCTTGCTTTAAACTATAAATGaatttctttaatctacatactaggtgttTTGAGTCCTTACACTCAAAATTCTATGGTtacaccatatatatagactcctctatgtctccattgaagaatgcagtctttacgtccatttgatgtagctccaaatcatcatgagctacaagtgccatgattaccctaagtgagtctttcgtcgacacaggtgagaaagtctccttgtaatcaatgctttctttctgagtgaatcccttggcaacaggacgagccttatacttttcgatattaccccttgaatcccgcttgattttaaatattaatttacacCCAATGGGCTTCTTTCCTTCAGGCAATTCGACAAGTTTCCAAATGTCATTGTctgccatagacttcaactcttcttgtatgacattgatatgggttaggtttagtaggtccccggtgAAAAGGGGAAAGGAGATGGCAGAATTAAGCAAGCATGAATATCGGCTGGGGTAACATGTTTAAGgaaaataggtcaatatcgggcaagataatatgcttaaggaaaataggtcaatattggtcgggataatatgcttaagaaaaataggccaatatcggccgggataatatGTGTAAGAGAGTAGTGGCtaaatatcgaccgggataataCGTTTAAGGGGCAGTAGGCAATATCGACCGGCATAATACCGTAAGAAATAGGAGCTAAATATCGACTGGGGTTATACATTTAAGATAGATAAGCCAAGATTGTCTGAGTTAGCATATCTAGATATAAACTAGTATCGGTTGGGTGTATATGATCGTTCGGGTATGTAAAGGTACAAGGTCTTACAGGGTATATAGTATATCATCGGATGATTAAGACATATGTTGAACAATAGTAATAACTTGCCTGGATATAACTTAGGTTCAAGTCTGTCCTAGACAAAGCATAGTATAATATCGGGCTGTCTATAACATAATAAAAATAGGATAAGCAGGCAGGGACGATAAATATAGTCTCCATATAGCTTATAAGACAGGGCGAGaacaaatatttcaaaaatattcataaatagcttaatgaagatatctgtagtatgtgattgtataacaggtttgctaatttggcgagaagaatgtttctagactcttctacagacactaggcgacaaagaatgtacatctgaggtacaaaaaaaattccttaaaagttattttctgcaagtacatgacttacgtcatctcataacaaactctaacaaaccggggcccactttatgactacggaggttatatgaagtggtataaaaaggggaatcctctccgttggccaagtATGCTTACGCTCACCACACTCACAACTATCCAttacaaaccctaatttcaatcactgttcatcttttttcttccttccacactaaagagagatcactgacttgaacgtcggagggcctagccaaggattcccaccccggtcttaggtcactgacaatagtattggttggtctcttgtgcgtaggaagTCGGGAAAGCTCCAGATCTTGGTGTTTTTAAGTGGATCCCTCCTTTTGTCCTTGGGTCTTCGCATAAGGAGGGTGTCCTGTGACTTTATTCTTCCAGATccactttggttttctcggatcgggaGTTCTCAGGTATTCTTCTTCATCAACAGTAAGTTCTCTctccagctttccattttgtcaagattcttagacaggatcaaatttagcgccgtctgtgggaaacttcacctgaatTTGAGATTGcgagatggaagacgctggaaaatcgaacctactcactattagtcgTGAAGATCTGGATTTTATTATTAGCACCCATGTGCAGAAGGctctacagcaacaacaacaataacagcaagctcatactggagctactctgccagtgGCTCATAATCCGACGGTCTCAATTACTGATCGGCGGAAGGAAAGAGAATTAGAAGAAGGAGATCGTATATATGTTACTCCAGCCACTGCTTCTCCGACCCGACGCCCTCGAGCCTTTCTTCGTAGCCCTTTTGAGCAAGGAGGACGAAGACCTGTatttcaagaatcctctggcgaggCACCGGACAAAGAGAAACGTAAAGCTAAAATGATGGTGGCTAGTGATAGCTCGCTAGAGAGATTTATTTCTCCCTTTTCTCAAAGTGTCCTGGATGAtccacttcctaagcgatatcaaaatcttcaaatcgGCGAGTATACTGGAACTACATatccagaggatcatctattaaaatttgagaatgtaacattattacaataattttctgatggagtaaggtgtcggatgttccttacaacactcGGAGGGGCTGCTcaacgttggttcaagagattgcctgaaaattctatccgaaggtttaaagatttcaagaaggtttttgtacatcatttttctagcaacaagaggtatcataaaactccctggagcttattctcaattaaacaaggatctaaagaggccatcagagcctacatcaagagatttaatcaggtagctattgatgtacccaatgctactactgagatattggtaagtgctttctctcagggcttgaatgataatgatttctttaaagatttggtgagaaatcctcctataaattttgactcattaattgaacgcgctactgaatttattaatgtcgAAGAAGGTCAGGCTGCCTGcagaaaagaagatactacttcttctcctgctcctgttaaggagaaggctccCGCTCCCGTTCCTCCACCGAGGGGGCCTCGAGTAATTCCTTCACCCCACCGGCATCCGGAGTATCGCCCACAAGCAGTACATCATGTGGAAATGCAACAtgaagcaccaagaagatggtgcacttatcacaagaccagTAGTCATCATACAGAGgactattttatttttaaaaataagaaagcaaatagGGATCGCTATCAGAGGCGAAACTACTATCAACAGCAATATCCCAGGCAGTAAAGTCCACTCAAAATAGAGTACCACCCGGTCGAGCCTCAACAAGGTGTATTAACAACACTGGTCTGTACAACTTAGATGCCTGAGAAAACTCAGCCTGAGCCCACAACTTagatatgtttctattatttaACTCCTATCTCTACTATTTTATGGATGTCATGTTTTATCACATGAGATAATACTTACAGGTGAGGATGTGTCTCTGGACACGACGGAGGGTCTACGGACGGAGTAGGCGAGGAGGCAGGATGGACTCATGGCGTTGTCTGAATATTAAGAGTCCTGAGCTTATGTTCTTCATGGGAAGGGTTTTTGCTTTGGTGATGTCGAGGGTTCTTAATCGGGTTTTCTTTGTTATACTTTGTGAGAGATGTTGGCATttatatttgataaaataatatttttaatttggtaTCACGTTATAAGTATATGCTAGTTTGTGTTTTGTGGGTGatgtagcaaaaaaaaaaatgagggttGGTTACAGGATGTTTCATGAAGCACCTTGGTGctggcggtttggaggagaagaagaagaaggagacattcctttctttgcatcctttggtggtaggcggcttggaaataaaaagggttcgggtgtttttgtcttggtagatcgtcgtccacacaacgtccaagaagaggagaagaatacggcagaagatcaagaggtctttgtctacgaagaaaggtacaactagttatttattccgcagcacaactagttttgttttctttgtatggatcctgaaataccaacacaagaggctagcgattttgtgttttcatttttgtgcttcgattttgtgtttcgatcttgtgctttgattgagatctctgtagttaaacctaaggttactgtgagaagtttaaatattcaatttctttgaaaggctttgtctaggaagtggtggatgatcccataaccaagaaggcctagtgcctcgccaacgacttggaagacaatccttgaaataaatatttaatcaacttctgtaatatggtttaacttcagaagaacataagggttgaacttggagtaaaaatgttaagtttcatttccaatccaggtttaactttgcagaacgaacttggagtaaaaatattaagtttcgtttcaATCCAAGTTTAGCTTCTGAAGAGCACAAGGGTAGTTAGGAAAAGTTCTgcgcttgtacaaaattttttttataggggaaacagaattcgagtagcacccaacaagtggtatcagagctagttttctgcctctgtgtgtttggttttcggttaaattatgcactgctcatacataagtttaggtaggataatagtaggatgtgctagatagattaactctgtggttgtagacaTCCTaaattcaactattatgactttttgtgtgcttgtgtgtgatttggaccctcgggcatttCAAgaacattttatgtgtgtgcatgattgtaattattaaatacagcaggagctgtattagttttaggattttatattctgttcgatctagattacatatacattcccttgtggaatataagatcgataaatgtaaaatcttATTTTTGTCATGGGGCGTAtttttgcgaggcgtggtgttatttgaggactagaggcgcagcggaaaaggaagtaaGATAGATGTGACAATGTGACCCGTTGGCAGCGGCTAGGGTCAGTGGCAtatggaggacagctatggatgaggctataatagttggaaatttattttttcatatttattacctttatgtgctatgatgtgtatgcttttgtgtgcatgttaaaattcctcgtttaaataactaagtgggtgagggtttatttaaaataaattccacagtctccattactggtttgtaagtgatgcatttaaacttgcacgttggctttaAGTACCTTCCtctacatcggatgagtttgtttgcagatcactatatcaaacttcttctatggatgattataggaaattatttagtttatgtgatcttctccatctgaaggggcataatcctaattaatggactaagtatcgtgtaatgatatacacttcgacacatttaatagtatcctccccatcagagtcactgctattattttgtgtggtcgaagataaaccaactattaattttatttgtcattaaattaggttgacaagataataaaattaatgggtaaaacctcctcttacagatgtttgaattagtatatgtccacactatcgtgacatactaAATTCatagtgttttgaggtgttggtgaatttaaattatattatttaagggatcaatattattttaaattctaaaattttgaccaaatatcttattttttgattgtcaagattttaaaatgactttcaatcctctcgttgttattttaaaagaaaataaacttactggtcccaattatattgattggaaacaaaacttggactgtcctcgcagaaacgagaacaatgaaggtgtatcttattcattagttgtcgaaacatgtttagtgatgttatctactggtatctggtgtgtagatacgggatccactgatcatgtctgcaattcattgcaggggttccaagaaacccgacgactatatgaaggagaaatcaccgtctatatggacaatgctacgagagtggcggctgttgcagtgggagatgttttattatctttcgataggaataaaattttgattttgataaattgtctttacgtaccatattttagaaagaacttgatttcagtttctaaattatttatggatggatattctgtttcttttgatgataaagtagttatcaagaaaaatagggtggttatctgttctagtacattggttgaaaatttgtacactctaaatctaataactcccatgacgcaacaaatggaaattaatagcacatcttctaattctaataaaagaaagtaaccttcggaaatgaatcaaatatatctttggcatctaagtcttggtcatattaacttgagtaggattcaaaggctaatagccgatggacctttgggttcattggtggtggaaaactttctaacctgcgaatcttgcttagaaggaaaaatgaccaagagaccttttaaggctaaggggtatagagccaaagatgtgttggaattggttcattctgatttgtgtgtacctatgactatccaagcgagaggtggtttcgaatattttgtctcttttatagacgactattcaagatatgggcacatttacttgatgtgtcgcaagtctgagtgctttgataagttc
Coding sequences within it:
- the LOC122016652 gene encoding membrane protein PM19L-like, translating into MASQSLPSFLLFINLLMYVVVAVIAGWALNYGINETPQASSDLSIPARLFPIYYPIGNLATGFFVIFALIAGIVGVASSLAGLQDVSSGKPAGLFSAAASSVIAWSLTLLAMGLACKEISIGWRCASLRTLETFTIILSGTQLLCTGAIHAGAASSSDF